From the genome of Ananas comosus cultivar F153 linkage group 16, ASM154086v1, whole genome shotgun sequence, one region includes:
- the LOC109722433 gene encoding uncharacterized protein LOC109722433 isoform X2 — MATEKEIALLSRVAANHLFLGQFEALRASLLSLRKRSPELALAILRTIVHEGGGINGVLFSSTCNSPSHLAWLSALELPRFDSGSPIGSSDHKILRLKVEFLLLIQVVVSRVSELLKRRTGDGDLDDKGEIAGVDENCVKILNRILDLGARRLKRDIEQDSGLFDEVSPVSEDDLKPLWKIFLEYADIFDALCGNIHKQIQLSEPLVSELAVGTKSGEEGSSSSQKDTDVLAAIQRNVQLSHLDALSQCVKADDFEGAFSHLRFLHLDYGVEETEYRFSLRELIIKVWRQNSYYGETQLTSCNRMVSMYVEMLSSSCIRLVQMIQLLQDEVLSEEIEQHRISDASLIPLPLKKFLQTLAGEKVANADGNISTVAIRSFMRDLYHYARNSKTHVLKLIVDTSLSAISREQLEEANDIVSLFPLLQPLVAVLGWDLLSGKTALRRKLMWLFWTSKSQALQSEEYSHHGKQTEETSCVEYLCDLLCFHLDLARYVAIVNSGQSWDSKNLLCLSHKEQVIDDSDAALYDPFVENLILNSLAVQTPMRVLFDVVPGIKFQDAFDLISMQPFPSKSSAWKRVQDIELMHMRFALEFTVFAIGAMELCPGDKNDYQFATAVFFLREMQNHLEAISNVSRKIFMVSIISSLLHMDNVSINLTQAASCGVYPVPHERLDRDITTEGRNNMAVSFVGLLLEILRRNLPLPSAISEIERSSNTVLPTAGRKALEWRLSNAKHFLEDWEWRLSVLQCLRPVSGLRWGWKEALVFLRATPSKLLNLCMQRAKYDIAEEAVQRFSLPPEDKVALQMAEWVEDTLSHVAEGTPNAVRKLDILSFRTQLGPLATILLCIDVAASSARSRDMCKLLLDQARSMLSEIFPGRSPKIGSAYWDQIQEVAIISVTKRILQRLHDLLEQETSLTLRETFAGEMAVSTPNESSRIGQRQRALVILHQMIDDAFKGKRQFLSGKLHNLARVVTDEDAETNYPKGEGFDYDKKGLFSSENGVIVGLGLRVLKQVTKPALKTSPSVAESSSEIKDSAKRLFGPITTKPSAYLSNFIIYVATIGDIVDGIDTTHDFNFFSLVYEWPKDLLTRLMFERGSIDAAGKVADVMGVDFVHQVISACVPPVFPSRSTHGWACIPFVPMDSGSKLDLTKTDTYGAASAAPQKPLYPLQPNVVNNLAKFSPVRAILACTFGSRMLLSDSELAVPGHLKDALGQAPDTERLFSEFVLEQSERFPTLIRWIQMQSNLHRVSESAVTAKSNNEAAPAESKEKVHLKRIHDSESDTESNDDGEVIGSHFTSTSQSHTVSDSQLESPAPCDNVKHDLDVYISFDSENEGSLKNRVERFIQEGKLMDALALSDRFLRNGASDRLLHLLIEREEENNPVLGGYGSRKFGSTTWQYCLRLTDKQLAARVALKYLHRWDLHAAIDVLTMCSCHLPESDLRNEVLQRRQALQKYSHILSADDHYSSWQEVEAECKRDSEGLALRLAAKGAVSAALEVAESPSTSIDLRRELQGRQLVKLLTTDPLSGGGPAEASRFLSSLRDSNEALPVAMGAMQLLPDLRSKQLLVHFFLKRTVGNLSDTDIARLNSWALGLRVLALLPLPSQQRCSALHEHPQLILEVLLMMKQLEDAALILKEVPSLRNDNLIRSYAEKAIAINVDSAPRVQRISISGSGSKQKGRAGTSTSRSNFAQSKGNLLREARRSVSWASRDTGNKSAAKDVYRKRKSSGIAPTERVPSEALGGIPDERASSYSFDGQERHPFVPVTEEWVLTGDHNTDEKIRSSHKYKTSPDITLFKALLSLCSDEAVSAKGALELCVSQMKIVLSSQHLPPNASMETASRAYHATETYVQALAYAKSQLRKFSGSSDLSSNSERSRDADDASADSASSSTGSQCLDELSELLAQADIWLGRAELLQSLLGSGIVASLDDIADKESSAHLRDRLIQEERYSVAVYTCKKCKIDAFPVWNAWGRALIRMEHYAQARVKYKQALQLYKGDVSPVILEIINTVEGGPPVDVLSARSMYEHFAKSASTILDDSLSADAYLNILYMPSTFPRSERSRQSRDASEVCSSANASFHVQTWSL, encoded by the exons ATGGCGACCGAGAAGGAGATCGCCCTCCTCTCCCGCGTCGCCGCGAACCACCTCTTCCTCGGCCAGTTCGAGGCCCTCAGAGCTTCGCTCCTCAGCCTCCGGAAGCGGAGCCCCGAGCTTGCTCTCGCTATCCTACGCACTATCGTGCACGAAGGAGGCGGCATCAATGGCGTCCTCTTCTCGAGCACCTGCAACTCCCCCTCCCACCTCGCGTGGCTATCCGCGCTAGAGCTCCCCCGCTTCGATTCTGGTTCCCCGATCGGGAGCTCAGATCACAAGATTCTTCGACTGAAGGTGGAGTTCCTTCTCTTGATCCAGGTCGTCGTATCTAGAGTCTCGGAATTACTGAAGCGCCGGACTGGGGACGGGGACCTTGATGATAAAGGGGAAATCGCTGGTGTTGACGAGAACTGTGTGAAGATATTGAATAGGATATTAGATTTAGGTGCCAGGAGATTGAAGAGGGATATAGAACAGGATTCTGGGCTTTTTGATGAGGTTTCTCCTGTATCCGAAGATGACCTGAAGCCTTTATGGAAGATTTTCCTAGAATATGCAGATATTTTTGATGCCTTGTGTGGTAACATACACAAGCAGATCCAATTGTCTGAACCTCTAGTCTCAGAGCTGGCGGTCGGCACGAAGAGTGGAGAGGAGGGATCGAGTTCTTCTCAGAAGGACACGGATGTCCTCGCTGCGATACAGAGGAATGTTCAATTGTCGCATCTGGATGCCCTGAGTCAGTGTGTGAAGGCTGATGACTTTGAGGGTGCCTTTTCTCATCTTCGGTTTCTTCATCTCGATTATGGTGTAGAGGAAACAGAGTATCG GTTTTCCCTAAGAGAACTCATCATTAAGGTTTGGCGGCAAAATTCTTATTATGGAGAAACACAGCTTACTTCTTGTAATAGAATGGTATCTATGTATGTGGAAATGCTTTCATCAAGTTGCATCCGGCTTGTACAGATGATTCAG CTTCTTCAGGATGAAGTACTCTCTGAGGAAATTGAACAACACAGAATTTCTGATGCTAGCTTGATCCCTCTTCCCCTTAAGAAGTTTTTGCAAACATTAGCCGGGGAGAAGGTCGCCAATGCAGATGGCAATATATCTACTGTGGCTATCAGATCTTTCAtgagagacttgtaccattATGCACGAAATTCTAAGACACATGTCCTCAAACTTATTGTTGATACCAGCCTGTCTGCTATTTCACGGGAACAACTTGAAGAAGCCAATGAT ATTGTTTCTCTATTTCCCCTTCTTCAACCTTTGGTAGCCGTTTTAGGATGGGACCTATTATCTGGTAAGACGGCACTGAGGAGAAAACTAATGTGGCTATTCTGGACAAGCAAATCACAGGCACTGCAATCGGAAGAATATTCTCATCATGGGAAGCAAACTGAAGAG ACATCATGTGTGGAGTATCTATGCGATCTTTTATGCTTTCACCTTGATCTTGCTCGCTATGTTGCTATTGTGAATTCTGGCCAATCTTGGGATTCAAAAAATCTGTTGTGTTTATCTCATAAGGAGCAAGTCATAGATGATAGTGATGCCGCGCTTTACGATCCTTTTGTAGAGAACTTGATACTCAACAGTCTAGCCGTTCAAACACCTATGAGG GTCTTGTTTGATGTAGTCCCAGGGATAAAATTCCAAGATGCATTTGATCTTATTAGTATGCAGCCGTTTCCCTCGAAATCATCAGCCTGGAAGAG GGTGCAAGATATTGAACTTATGCACATGCGTTTTGCTCTCGAGTTCACTGTCTTTGCTATAGGAGCCATGGAACTCTGTCCTGGTGATAAGAATGATTACCAATTTGCCACAGctgtattttttttgagagagatgcAAAATCATTTGGAAGCTATCAGCAATGTGTCTCGCAAG ATCTTCATGGTTAGCATTATATCGTCACTCCTACATATGGATAATGTGTCTATTAATTTGACACAAGCTGCCTCATGTGGAGTTTATCCTGTTCCTCATGAACGACTTGATCGGGATATTACAACTGAAGGAAGAAATAACATGGCGGTTTCTTTTGTTGGGCTGCTACTTGAAATACTGCGTCGGAATCTCCCACTTCCATCCGCTATCTCTGAAATAGAGCGCAGTTCAAATACTGTTCTCCCAACTGCAGGAAGGAAGGCCTTGGAATGGAGACTCTCAAATGCCAAACATTTTCTTGAAGATTGGGAATGGCGACTTTCTGTTTTGCAATGCCTTCGACCCGTATCTGGACTGCGATGGGGTTGGAAGGAGGCATTGGTTTTTTTACGTGCCACTCCCTCTAAATTATTGAACCT TTGCATGCAAAGGGCTAAGTATGATATAGCGGAAGAAGCTGTGCAACGATTTTCCTTGCCTCCCGAGGATAAAGTAGCTCTTCAAATGGCAGAATGG GTTGAGGATACTCTTTCTCATGTTGCAGAGGGCACTCCAAATGCTGTGAGAAAGTTAGATATTTTGTCCTTTCGTACTCAGCTTGGACCTTTAGCTACT ATACTTCTCTGCATTGATGTCGCAGCAAGTTCTGCTAGATCTCGAGATATGTGCAAATTGCTTCTTGATCAG GCTAGGAGTATGCTTTCTGAGATATTCCCAGGAAGATCTCCGAAGATAGGTTCTGCTTACTGGGATCAAATTCAAGAAGTTGCTATTATATCTGTAACAAAGCGGATCCTTCAACGTCTGCATGATCTCTTGGAACAG GAAACATCCCTGACCCTTCGAGAAACCTTTGCTGGAGAAATGGCAGTTTCCACACCGAATGAATCTAGTAGGATAGGACAAAGGCAACGCGCTCTTGTAATTTTACACCAGATGATTGATGATGCTTTTAAAGGAAAGCGACAATTCTTAAGCG GCAAGCTTCACAATCTTGCAAGGGTTGTCACTGATGAAGATGCTGAAACTAACTATCCAAAAGGGGAAGGCTTTGATTATGACAAGAAAGGCCTTTTCAGTTCCGAGAATGGTGTCATAGTTGGACTTGGACTTAGAGTTCTTAAACAAGTGACTAAACCAGCACTGAAAACAAGTCCATCTGTGGCTGAAAGTAGTTCAGAGATTAAAGATTCTGCGAAAAGGCTTTTTGGCCCCATTACTACTAAGCCATCCGCATATCTctcaaatttcatcatatacGTGGCGACAATTGGTGACATAGTCGACGGAATTGATACAACTCATGATTTCAACTTTTTCTCACTAGTATATGAGTGGCCAAAAGAT CTTCTGACCCGTCTAATGTTTGAGCGAGGAAGCATTGATGCAGCTGGAAAGGTAGCTGACGTGATGGGTGTGGATTTCGTGCATCAAGTTATATCAGCTTGTGTTCCACCAGTTTTCCCTTCAAGATCCACTCATGGATGGGCTTGCATTCCATTTGTACCTATGGACTCGGGAAGTAAATTAGACTTGACAAAAACCGATACATACGGTGCGGCATCAGCAGCTCCACAAAAACCTCTCTACCCTCTTCAGCCGAATGTAGTGAATAATTTGGCTAAATTCTCACCCGTGAGAGCAATTTTGGCTTGTACCTTTGGCAGTAGGATGTTGTTAAGTGACAGTGAATTGGCTGTTCCCGGTCATTTGAAAGATGCATTGGGTCAAGCACCTGATACTGAGCgattattttctgaatttgtTCTTGAGCAGTCAGAGAG GTTTCCAACCTTGATTCGGTGGATACAGATGCAATCTAATCTGCACAGAGTGTCAGAATCTGCGGTGACTGCTAAAAGCAATAATGAGGCTGCTCCTGCTGAATCAAAAGAGAAAGTTCACCTCAAACGAATTCATGATTCTGAAAGTGATACTGAATCTAACGATGATGGTGAAGTTATCGGCAGCCATTTTACTTCAACTTCCCAAAGTCATACAGTTTCTGATTCCCAACTAGAATCCCCAGCACCCTGTGATAATGTCAAACATGATCTAGATGTTTACATTTCGTTCGACTCTGAAAATGAAGGCTCACTAAAAAACAGGGTTGAAAG GTTTATTCAGGAAGGGAAACTGATGGATGCTCTTGCTCTATCTGATCGCTTTTTACGCAATGGAGCATCTGATCGCTTACTTCATTTACTTATTGAACGCGAGGAGGAGAACAATCCAGTCTTAGGTGGATATGGGTCCCGTAAATTTGGCAGTACTACTTGGCAGTATTGTTTGCGGTTGACAGATAAACAACTTGCAGCCCGTGTTGCTCTTAA GTATCTTCATAGGTGGGATCTGCATGCTGCAATTGATGTTCTCACTATGTGCAGTTGCCACTTACCTGAAAGTGATCTTCGCAATGAG GTTTTGCAAAGGAGGCAAGCTTTGCAGAAATATAGTCATATTTTGAGTGCTGATGACCATTATAGCAGTTGGCaggag GTTGAAGCTGAATGTAAGAGAGACTCAGAAGGCCTGGCACTTAGACTTGCTGCTAAAGGGGCTGTTTCTGCTGCTTTGGAAGTCGCTGAAAGTCCTTCTACATCTATTGATTTGCGGAGAGAATTGCAGGGCAGACAACTCGTAAAATTGCTCACTACTGATCCTCTTAGTGGCGGGGGTCCAGCAGAAGCATCACGATTTCTTTCTTCATTACGTGATTCCAATGAGGCCCTTCCTGTTGCTATGGGGGCTATGCAGCTTCTACCTGACTTGCGCTCAAAGCAGCTTCTT GTGCACTTTTTTCTGAAGCGGACAGTCGGAAACCTTTCGGATACTGATATTGCACGGCTTAACTCATGGGCTCTGGGCCTTCGTGTTTTGGCATTGTTACCACTGCCGTCACAACAACGGTGTTCTGCTCTACATGAACATCCGCAATTGATTCTTGAAGTCCTACTGATGATGAAGCAGCTAGAAGATGCTGCTTTG ATTCTAAAAGAAGTTCCATCCTTGAGGAACGATAATCTAATACGATCGTATGCTGAGAAAGCAATCGCCATCAATGTGGATTCTGCTCCTAGGGTACAGCGTATATCAATATCTGGTTCAGGATCAAAACAGAAGGGTAGAGCCGGTACATCGACATCTCGATCAAACTTTGCACAGAGCAAGGGTAACTTGCTGAGAGAGGCGCGCAGGTCTGTTTCGTGGGCATCTCGTGATACAGGTAACAAGTCTGCTGCCAAGGATGTTTATCGGAAAAGAAAGAGTTCAGGAATTGCACCAACTGAGAGAGTTCCATCAGAAGCATTGGGTGGCATCCCTGATGAGCGTGCTTCTTCTTACAGTTTTGATGGGCAAGAACGACATCCTTTCGTTCCCGTAACTGAGGAATGGGTGTTGACTGGAGACCACAATACAGATGAAAAAATTCGCTCATCTCACAAGTACAAAACTTCTCCTGATATTACATTATTCAAG GCTCTGCTTTCACTATGTTCTGATGAGGCTGTATCTGCTAAGGGTGCTCTGGAGCTGTGCGTCTCTCAGATGAAGATTGTATTGAGCTCTCAACACTTGCCCCCTAATGCATCTATGGAAACTGCATCTCGAGCCTATCATGCAACAGAAACTTACGTGCAG GCATTGGCTTATGCAAAAAGCCAGCTTAGAAAATTTTCTGGTAGTAGTGACTTGTCAAGCAATTCGGAAAGAAGTAGAGATGCGGATGATGCATCTGCGGATAGTGCTAGTTCCAGCACAGGTAGTCAGTGTCTGGATGAGCTTTCTGAACTGCTGGCACAGGCAGATATTTGGCTAGGGCGTGCAGAGCTTCTTCAAAGTCTACTAGGGTCAGGAATTGTTGCTTCTCTTGATGATATCGCCGATAAAGAATCTTCAGCCCACCTGCGTGATAGACTAATTCAGGAAGAACGGTATAGTGTGGCTGTATATACTTGTAAAAAATGCAAG ATTGATGCTTTTCCTGTCTGGAATGCATGGGGTCGTGCCCTTATTCGTATGGAACACTATGCTCAAGCTCGTGTGAAATACAA GCAAGCCCTGCAGTTATATAAAGGTGATGTTTCTCCTGTTATTCTTGAAATCATTAATACAGTTGAAGGAGGTCCTCCTGTTGATGTTTTATCTGCACGTTCCAT GTACGAGCACTTTGCAAAAAGTGCATCAACAATCTTGGATGATTCTCTATCTGCAGATGCATAccttaatattttatacatgcCATCTACATTTCCACGTTCTGAGCGATCCAGGCAATCTCGAGATGCCTCAGAAG TATGCTCGTCCGCAAATGCTAGCTTTCATGTTCAGACATGGTCACTATGA